A stretch of the Pedobacter sp. MC2016-14 genome encodes the following:
- the rfbB gene encoding dTDP-glucose 4,6-dehydratase — translation MKKILITGGAGFIGSHVVRRFVNNYPDYEIVNLDKLTYAGNLANLKDVEDLPNYKFVKADITDAKVINDLFAKENFDAVIHLAAESHVDRSITDPTAFVMTNVIGTVNLLNSAREYWKSDYSTKRFYHVSTDEVYGALGSEGMFTETTAYDPHSPYSASKASSDHFVRAYHDTYGLDVVISNCSNNYGSHHFPEKLIPLAINNIKNGQPVPVYGKGENVRDWLWVEDHARAIDVIFHQAKAGETYNIGGHNEWKNIDLIQLLCRIMDEKLNRPEGESAKLITFVTDRAGHDLRYAIDSTKLQQKLDWVPSLQFEEGLEKTVEWYLENEEWLTNVTTGNYQAYYDTQYAGR, via the coding sequence ATGAAGAAGATTTTAATTACCGGTGGTGCCGGCTTTATTGGTTCGCATGTGGTAAGGAGGTTTGTAAATAACTATCCTGATTATGAGATTGTAAATTTAGATAAGCTGACTTACGCTGGTAATCTCGCCAACTTAAAGGACGTTGAAGATTTGCCGAACTATAAATTTGTAAAGGCAGATATCACAGATGCAAAGGTTATCAATGATCTGTTTGCAAAAGAAAACTTTGATGCAGTAATCCATTTGGCCGCAGAATCACATGTGGATAGGTCTATTACTGATCCTACAGCTTTTGTGATGACGAATGTAATTGGTACAGTTAATTTACTGAATTCTGCACGTGAGTATTGGAAAAGTGATTATAGTACCAAGCGTTTTTATCATGTTTCTACAGATGAGGTTTATGGTGCCCTTGGATCGGAAGGTATGTTTACTGAAACTACTGCATATGATCCGCATAGCCCTTATTCTGCATCTAAAGCTTCTTCAGATCATTTTGTTAGGGCTTATCATGATACTTATGGTCTGGATGTAGTGATCTCTAATTGTTCTAATAATTATGGCTCACATCATTTTCCGGAGAAATTAATTCCGCTGGCCATCAATAACATCAAAAATGGACAGCCTGTTCCTGTATATGGTAAGGGTGAAAATGTAAGGGATTGGTTATGGGTGGAAGATCATGCAAGGGCTATTGATGTTATTTTTCATCAGGCTAAAGCAGGTGAAACCTATAATATTGGCGGGCATAACGAATGGAAAAATATTGACCTGATTCAATTGCTTTGCAGGATCATGGATGAAAAATTGAATAGACCGGAGGGTGAGTCTGCTAAGTTGATTACTTTTGTAACTGACAGAGCTGGTCATGACTTACGTTATGCTATAGATTCTACTAAATTGCAGCAAAAGCTGGATTGGGTGCCTAGTCTTCAATTTGAAGAAGGTTTAGAAAAAACGGTAGAATGGTACCTGGAAAATGAAGAGTGGTTAACAAATGTTACTACTGGAAATTATCAGGCTTATTACGATACACAATACGCAGGAAGATAA